gtgcagcaaacatgtcagagtgacccctttgtaagatcatggggcgatacttttcaggtaccaccagctgacttctgatcccatctcccccttttgagatattcctcagggtttctctatataaaatccccttgttctccagaaatctcactggggtttcaggtgttagctgggcgtcagtcacctgttcaaaacacttttggagagtggcgtctgccttttgctcctgtctaaatctgctgtctgtggttaaggtttccaccacagcttctgaactcccctctgctttcgtctctggctcatcattacccccctgaactgtccctgtggtggcttgtgagcgtgtaatcactagcacccgtttcacatgttcagccaggtcatttcccacgagcacggctgctggcagagtcgatgaaatcgctagccgccaaactcccctccagccttgaaagttgacaggtacctctgctactggcagagagattacctgcccctcaatccctgccaccttcatgctctcatttgggattataaactccctaggaataatatctggatggcacagggttacctgggaacaagtgtcccgcagccccctatactgacggtcaagtattcctacgtccacccctgctgtctcaaacaactgagaatctgttttcaccagcaagcagcgttttacctccacaagaggaccattctcctcagcctgatcagcagaggtagctgttccagactgagtagccatggcaacaggctccctcagtgacactgagccttgctctttctggacacagaacacagcttttggcttggtcccactagaatcctgaggcaccattccttttagctgctttaatttctgacactctgaaattagatgaccctttccctgacagaaataacattttctggtgtattttgattctctctcatcttgttttggttttccctccaaaatctgaggtcttagtttcatgtctgagggcttcccttcaccatgggctcctcccccttgctggtttttccctggtccctgagagtacttgctgtaggtttctttgggtttacctacagatttcccctcacccaagggctttcttatttgggaaataaaatctgcgatctctgcggctgctgccacagacttcggtttcctttccctcacctggaatttcaattccccttgcaggactgaatagaactgttccagtgctatcaagtctttaagctgctcataggtctctgttccctcctgcgatagccatttctcaagcagcctcaccaattgggcccccacttgggtaaaagtctgttctggtttcttggtgagggacctgaatctttgtctcagctgctctgcatttatcccatgtctggcaaacaccagttttttaaactctgcaaaatctttcatcagttcctcaggcatctcggcataaacctcagccaggctaccactgattaaagaccgcatgatggtcatcttctcagtttccctcactgagaagtccacaaacgctctttccactaaggaaaagaacacctcaggacaatctcccttgtggtacacagggaatttcttcaggtcagccttagacaattggcctccctcagaatccctattgttattattgttctggttcatcagttccagttttcttaattcaaacgccattttctctctctctaatctttcttctctttccaatctctctatttcaaattgccttctttctctctctaatctttcctccatttccctcaccctcagttcatgctgttgggctatgagtatttttctgagttctgggtcttgctctcctgtgctgtcaccttgcactgagccaaattcctcctcagaaccttggtcaatctgggggtctttcacttcactcatgtctgctatctggcttcgagtcaagggcataatcccccctcagaacaggctgctttaaaagtcaagcctcagaataaaacgaccactttttttcttcttgcctcagaaccagctttctctaggctgctgttcttcagcactaacttgcaacagtatcgagtcagagcctacccccctctgctgggcctctcagctggcaagctagctcgctgttgctacgcagttttgcctcagctttttcccgccaaaactaggctacctcagagcaccttaatctaagtctccccagttggcacgttcttccactagtgcacccccccgtgaggtacacctagaagattacctacgcgcctcagactgtccctgactagaccccccttgctctgggcacacttgccaaggctttgctggaccactggacaactggaccagtcgtatcccacacgctggacaccaatcaatgtgacaaacccagacctactgggatatgtcacacagttacactaagctgccaccaaccattccctgtaagaagtcacacagaccagggatggatttttaaacaataaaaagaataaggtttatttaaatacacacagggaaaaataaacaatcaggtgaataacataaagtaacgtggcttattctccctcatacatacacacaggttggttcacacagaacccttaactttaagcacagaccctgaacctatcagttctggctaaccaacagacacctgaacctatcaggttggtactctgacacacagcagtaccctgtctgacacacagactcccacaacagcttcttcttcccagctgctgcttcttcacccagagtctctcagcatctcctaaactctccacacacactccacatatttatatacagtacagcccctcctcctgatgtcccgccttccactccccataggatggaactttccctccaaacccatgacagacaggtaacatcagtgctgtatgtaacagttccTACCTCCCCACAGAACTAGATTCAATCTAATTATAGCTCAGTTTTTGAGATAACAAGTCATCACAGTAAACCGAGAACAGGTTTTGGCAGTAGCAAGTGAACATGGTAAATGGAGACAAGAAAGTTAATGCTTCAGATCTCTTTGTAAATATGCCAGACGAGGAGAAGGATGTGTGTCAGCTTTGAGCTTTCTGCAAGTAACTCGTCACTTCAGTTGGCCTGAACAATACCAGTGACAAAACGTAGAATTCGAAAATGGGGCTCGCTTCCCTGCTGCTCCTGTATCCATGAGACCATTTGAAAAGCACTTTTGAACAAAACCAGGTTCCAAACCTGAGGTCGTCTTTGTATTGCTGTAAGGCTTTATGAGATGCAATGACTGTTCCTTCCACCAGAAGAGCAAATGGCAAATGGcaagatataattaaaatattttcctgttcTTGATCGCTGACCTAAAACAATAACGTCTCACTGAGGTTTCTGATGTTTGACCTCAAGGACCATCAAATCATATAGTGGTACAGCAATGCATAATAGCCCAAAAGGTAGGCGTGCATGCCGCCAGGGGGAATTCTgtgagctgtaatccaaaaacacaaTCTGCACACCTGCAGGGGGAAACGCAGGTAGGTGTAAGAGAAAGCAGTTATGATTATTTGTACCATTTTTCTAAAGGCAACATCTATTTAGCTTCCCAGATGCTctttacagcttttttttttttttgccttaaacTGACACACCTGGCTTGCATGAAAAGTTGGTCAGGTCCCCAGACAGCCGTGTGACTCGTGCAATGCTCACCCACTTATCTGAGACTCCATTATCCTGAAGATTTCAGACATCTCTGAATAAGCAGGGGAGCAATGCGCGGCGCACGCTGCCGTCAAGGGACGTGGCCGACTTTCAGCTAACTGGGGGTTTGAGTTAACTAGGAGTTCAATAAATAAGCATGAACAAGTTGCTGGCTCCCACCACTGCCTTCCTGCCAGAGGTTGTGTGGAACAGGATACGCTCATGATTTGTGTAATAATTAAACTTAAGCCATGGGGGAAAGGTATGCTAAAGAACCATGCATTGCATTAACAGAGAAACCACTATCGTGCGTTCCTGCTCCCTCTTGCTATTTTTGGTTCCCTTAAACTGTACTGTCTGCCGCTGTCTCACCCTTTGGGGATTAAGCTAAACTGGGAGCATGCCAAATGGAGGAGCTTGTTCTCCCACCCCTTTTCAAAAGTGCAGACTATACAAGCTTGTACTTCATGAAGAGGCAAAGGGCTGCTTTTCCGATAAATGTCGCCTCTGCTGCAGCAGCTCACCGATGAGGGAGCCGAATGACAACCTGTAATTTTCTCTAAGCAACTCTGAGCACAGGCAAGGACTCCTAACAGAAATTAAACATGAGACGAGACAGTACCTGGCACAGGTGGGCTTCTTTTCCCTTCTGGCTGACAGAGAAATTTCTTATTTTCTCACTGACACAATTCAGATGGCCAGGAAGAGATATTTCCATAGTCTGAAATAAAATATGCACTACATCCTCCCTTTTCTCAAATGCAGTGTTTAGAAAAGGTTGCTTTTCAGAATTACACGTCCCAGAATCCCTAGTTGGCAGGGccacattctgggagttgtagtctacctATTCCATGCTCTGCCCATATGCGATGGTGGGAGGGAAGAGACAATGCGAGACCCAAGATTTCATATATACAACAGGCAGTCATTGAGATGGTCTTACATTTATCTCAGCCAATGTAAGAATTGCTACATAAAGAATTAATgactttatcatcatcatcaaaacatATGTTGACAGTTGGTTATATTCATTTTAGTAACCCATCTGAAAAGTCCTTAAAGGGAAAATGGAGGTCAGTATccattttagtacagtggtgcctcacttaacgagcgcactgtttaacgacgaatctgcatagcgatgcgtttttttgccatcgcttttgcgatcgcattgcgatgttttagaacagctgatcggcagttccaaaatggccgctgggtcaagaaaatggccacctgcagcgttttcgcgcagattcctcgcttaccgaggtggcgaaaaggGCGGCCATATGGAAGATTCCTGCTTAGTGgtgagtttaatgcattcctatggggtttttgcTTCGTATAGCGACATTTCCGTATAGCgatttccgt
The Pogona vitticeps strain Pit_001003342236 chromosome 1, PviZW2.1, whole genome shotgun sequence genome window above contains:
- the LOC144587799 gene encoding uncharacterized protein LOC144587799, which encodes MPLTRSQIADMSEVKDPQIDQGSEEEFGSVQGDSTGEQDPELRKILIAQQHELRVREMEERLERERRQFEIERLEREERLEREKMAFELRKLELMNQNNNNNRDSEGGQLSKADLKKFPVYHKGDCPEVFFSLVERAFVDFSVRETEKMTIMRSLISGSLAEVYAEMPEELMKDFAEFKKLVFARHGINAEQLRQRFRSLTKKPEQTFTQVGAQLVRLLEKWLSQEGTETYEQLKDLIALEQFYSVLQGELKFQVRERKPKSVAAAAEIADFISQIRKPLGEGKSVGKPKETYSKYSQGPGKNQQGGGAHGEGKPSDMKLRPQILEGKPKQDERESKYTRKCYFCQGKGHLISECQKLKQLKGMVPQDSSGTKPKAVFCVQKEQGSVSLREPVAMATQSGTATSADQAEENGPLVEVKRCLLVKTDSQLFETAGVDVGILDRQYRGLRDTCSQVTLCHPDIIPREFIIPNESMKVAGIEGQVISLPVAEVPVNFQGWRGVWRLAISSTLPAAVLVGNDLAEHVKRVLVITRSQATTGTVQGGNDEPETKAEGSSEAVVETLTTDSRFRQEQKADATLQKCFEQVTDAQLTPETPVRFLENKGILYRETLRNISKGGDGIRSQLVVPEKYRPMILQRGHSDMFAAHLGVKEPLDLIKQNWEQITQDDPQDVVTYIDTLMNDLRRNLELAAENLQAQKVRQKTWYDHKARERHFDPGEEVLWLRPCRENKLQLKWAGPYRVISKMSDLNYLIEQEENQARRVVHVNALKPYYRGEQRVLFAIKAAESEEAELPFWEGRGEVKYNPEEVKISPALTQDQQQELKTLLSKYQQVFSNKPGIVKGVMHRIHTGDAPPQAVSPYRVTGPYRDKVRKELDEMLRENIIVPSSSPWSSPIVLVDKPDGSIRFCVDYRKLNRVTTPDAYPMPRLDNLIETIGGCRFISSLDLVKGYWQLRIDPRDQEKTAFCSPFGLYEFRVLSFGLRNAPATFQRLMDQTLAGLSDFTVAYIDDIGIFSNTWEDHLIHLELVLQRLSAAGLTVKASKCQLGSPEIKYLGHMVGGGMIKPLEAKIEAVRDWPRPNTKKKVKSFLGLVGYYRKFIPRFSEIAAPLTDLTRKKADDRIPWTSDCEAAFQRLKEALINYPVLRAPDFDREFIIYTDASNSGVGAVLCQEDENGDQHPVSYLSRKLQKGERHLATVEKECLAIVYAIQKAKPYIWGRHFILCTDHSPLQWLKTMKTHNSKLMRWALNLQDYDFEVKVVRGSVNCVADALSRRPEE